A window of Tursiops truncatus isolate mTurTru1 chromosome 8, mTurTru1.mat.Y, whole genome shotgun sequence contains these coding sequences:
- the BIRC3 gene encoding baculoviral IAP repeat-containing protein 3: MNIVENSVFLSNLMKSANIFELKYDFSCELYRMSTYSAFPAGVPVSERSLARAGFYYTGVNDKVKCFCCGLMLDNWKQGDNPIEKHKKLYPSCSFVQNLNSVNISGATSQPTFPSSVTNSTHSLLPSLENSGCFSGSYSSFPSNLLNSGPNQDFSALRISPYRCAMNTEKARLLTFQMWPLTFLSPTDLAKAGFYYIGPGDRVACFACGGKLSNWEPKDDAMSEHLRHFPNCPFLGSQLQGTSRYTVSNLSMQTYAARFKTFCNWPSSVPVHPEQLASAGFYYMGHSDDVKCFCCDGGLRCWESGDDPWVEHAKWFPRCEYLIRIKGQEFISRVQASYPHLLEQLLSTSDNPEDENAESPIIHFGPGENHSEDAVMMNTPVVKAALEMGFSRRLIKQTVQSKILTTGENYKTVSDLVLDLLNAEDEMREEEKERATEEEESDDLSLIRKNRMALFQRLTCALPILDSLLTARVITEQECDVIKQKTQTSLQARELIDTILVKGNFAATIFKNSLQEIDPMLYQHLFVQQDIKYIPTENVSDLPMEEQLRRLQEERTCKVCMDKEVSIVFIPCGHLVVCKDCAPSLRKCPICRGTIKGTVRTFLS, translated from the exons ATGAACATAGTAGAAAATAGCGTATTCTtatcaaatttgatgaaaagtgCCAACATATTTGAATTGAAGTATGACTTTTCGTGTGAGCTGTACCGAATGTCTACCTATTCGGCTTTCCCCGCCGGTGTTCCTGTCTCAGAAAGGAGTCTTGCTCGTGCTGGTTTTTATTATACTGGTGTGAATGACAAGGTCAAATGCTTCTGTTGCGGACTGATGCTGGATAACTGGAAACAAGGAGATAATCCTATTGAAAAGCATAAAAAGTTGTATCCTAGCTGTAGCTTTGTTCAGAATCTAAATTCAGTTAACATCTCGGGAGCCACTTCTCAGCctacttttccttcttcagtaACAAATTCCACGCACTCATTACTTCCAAGTTTGGAAAACAGTGGCTGTTTCAGTGGCTCTTATTCAAGCTTTCCATCAAATCTTTTAAACTCTGGACCAAATCAAGATTTTTCTGCCTTGAGGATAAGTCCCTACCGTTGTGCAATGAATACCGAAAAAGCCAGATTACTTACTTTCCAGATGTGGCCATTGACTTTTCTGTCACCAACGGATCTGGCAAAAGCAGGCTTTTACTACATAGGACCTGGAGATAGAGTGGCCTGCTTTGCCTGTGGTGGAAAATTGAGCAACTGGGAACCAAAGGATGATGCTATGTCAGAACACCTGAGACATTTCCCCAACTGCCCATTTTTAGGAAGTCAGCTTCAAGGCACTTCAAGATACACTGTTTCTAATCTGAGCATGCAGACATATGCAGCCCGCTTCAAAACATTCTGTAACTGGCCCTCTAGTGTTCCAGTTCATCCTGAGCAGCTTGCAAGTGCAGGTTTTTATTATATGG GTCACAGTGATGATGTGAAATGCTTTTGCTGTGATGGTGGGCTGAGGTGTTGGGAATCTGGAGATGATCCATGGGTGGAACATGCCAAGTGGTTTCCAAG GTGTGAGTACTTGATACGAATTAAAGGACAAGAATTCATCAGTCGAGTTCAAGCCAGTTACCCTCATCTACTTGAACAG ctGTTATCTACTTCAGACAATCCAGaagatgaaaatgcagagtcACCAA TTATTCATTTTGGACCTGGAGAAAACCATTCAGAAGATGCAGTCATGATGAATACACCTGTTGTTAAAGCTGCTTTGGAAATGGGCTTTAGTAGAAGGCTGATAAAGCAGACAGTTCAGAGTAAAATCCTAACAACTGGAGAGAATTACAAAACTGTCAGTGATCTTGTATTAGATTTACTTAATGCAGAAGATGAaatgagggaagaggagaaagaaagagcaactgaggaagaagaatcaG ATGACCTATCATTAATCCGGAAGAATAGAATGGCACTTTTTCAACGTTTGACTTGTGCGCTTCCAATCCTGGATAGTCTACTAACTGCCAGAGTGATTACCGAGCAAGAATGTGATGTtattaaacaaaaaacacagacatCCTTACAAGCAAGAGAACTGATTGATACTATCTTAGTAAAAGGAAATTTTGCAGCCACCATATTCAAAAACTCTCTACAAGAAATTGACCCCATGTTATACCAGCATTTATTTG TGCAACAAGACATAAAATACATTCCCACAGAAAATGTTTCAG atTTACCAATGGAAGAACAATTGAGGAGACTACAAGAAGAAAGAACATGTAAAGTGTGTATGGACAAAGAAGTGTCCATAGTGTTTATTCCTTGCGGTCATCTAGTAGTTTGCAAAGATTGTGCCCCTTCTCTAAGAAAATGCCCTATTTGTAGAGGTACAATCAAGGGTACAGTTCGTACGTTTCTTTCATGA